AGTCGATCTACGATGAATTCATGAAAGTGGTCATGAACAAAGTCCTGCAAATCAAACGTGGCGACCCGCTGGACACCGACACCATGGTCGGCGCCCAGGCGTCCGAGCAGCAATTCGACAAAATCCTTTCGTACCTGGACATCGCCAAGGGCGAAGGCGCCGAACTGCTGACCGGCGGCAAGGTAGAAAAACTCGAGGGCAGCCTGGCGACCGGGTATTACATCCAGCCGACCCTGCTCAAGGGCACCAACAAAATGCGCGTGTTCCAGGAAGAAATCTTTGGCCCGGTGGTGAGCATCACCACCTTCAAGGACGAAGCCGAAGCCCTGGCCATCGCCAACGACACCGAGTTCGGCCTGGGCGCCGGCCTCTGGACCCGCGACATCAACCGCGCCTACCGAGTGGGCCGGGCGATCAAGGCCGGTCGCGTGTGGACCAACTGCTACCACCTGTACCCGGCGCACGCCGCGTTCGGCGGCTACAAAAAGTCCGGCGTCGGCCGTGAAACCCACAAAATGATGCTCGATCACTATCAGCAAACCAAAAACCTGCTGGTGAGCTACGACATCAATCCGTTGGGTTTCTTCTAAAAACCGGGGGCGATGCAGGCAGTTCTGTATCGCCCTTCAGATAGCCATCGCGGGCAAGCCCGCGGTGGCGTCCTTAAACGCACCGTTAATCATCGCCCTGCTGGTCTGGCATGGGCTTTGCGTGCCTGCTCCACACATAAACGCCATACCCGAAAGTCCAACAGATCAAACAATAAAAAAGACAGAGAGGACTTATGACTTCTACGACACAGCTCAAACCCACACTCGGCACTCTGCATCTATGGGGCATTGCCGTTGGTTTGGTGATTTCCGGCGAGTACTTCGGCTGGAGTTACGGCTGGGGCACCGCAGGGACCCTGGGCTTTCTCGTCACCGCCCTGATGGTGGCGACGATGTACACCTGCTTCATTTTCAGTTTCACCGAATTGACCACCGCTATTCCCCACGCTGGCGGGCCGTTTGCCTACAGCCGTCGGGCCTTCGGTGAAAAAGGCGGACTGATCGCCGGCATTGCCACCCTGATCGAATTCGTCTTTGCGCCACCGGCCATTGCCATGGCCATCGGCGCCTACCTCAACGTGCAATACCCGGAACTGGACCCGAAGATCGCCGCTGTTGGCGCCTATTTCGTGTTCATGGGCTTGAATATCCTCGGCGTGAGCATCGCAGCCACGTTCGAACTGGTGGTCACTGTGCTGGCGGTCGCCGAGTTGTTGGTGTTCATGGGCGTGGTCGCCCCGGGCTTCAGCTTCAGCAATTTCGTACTCAATGGTTGGTCGGGTTCCAACGAATTCACCCTGGCCTCGATCCCTGGCATCTTTGCGGCGATACCTTTCGCGATCTGGTTCTTCCTCGCCATTGAAGGCGCCGCCATGGCCGCCGAGGAAGCCAAGGATCCGAAACGCACGATTCCCAGGGCTTACGTCAGTGGCATTCTGACCCTGGTGTTCCTGGCCATCGGCGTGATGGTGATGGCTGGCGGCGTCGGTGACTGGCGTCAACTGTCGAACATCAACGATCCGCTGCCTCAGGCGATGAAAGCCGTGGTCGGCAATAATTCGACCTGGATGCACATGCTGGTGTGGATCGGCCTGTTCGGCCTGGTGGCGAGTTTCCACGGGATCATTCTTGGCTACTCCCGACAGTTCTTTGCCCTGG
The window above is part of the Pseudomonas sp. B21-048 genome. Proteins encoded here:
- the eat gene encoding ethanolamine permease produces the protein MTSTTQLKPTLGTLHLWGIAVGLVISGEYFGWSYGWGTAGTLGFLVTALMVATMYTCFIFSFTELTTAIPHAGGPFAYSRRAFGEKGGLIAGIATLIEFVFAPPAIAMAIGAYLNVQYPELDPKIAAVGAYFVFMGLNILGVSIAATFELVVTVLAVAELLVFMGVVAPGFSFSNFVLNGWSGSNEFTLASIPGIFAAIPFAIWFFLAIEGAAMAAEEAKDPKRTIPRAYVSGILTLVFLAIGVMVMAGGVGDWRQLSNINDPLPQAMKAVVGNNSTWMHMLVWIGLFGLVASFHGIILGYSRQFFALARAGYLPKGLAKLSRFQTPHRAILAGGVIGIAAIYSDGLVNLQGMTLTAAMITMSVFGAIVMYIISMLSLFKLRKTEPNLERTFRAPGYPIVPGIALFLAVVCLVAMAWFNTLIGCVFLGFMAAGYLYFQLTAKQRFDAPADAMLEGV